One Williamsia phyllosphaerae DNA segment encodes these proteins:
- a CDS encoding crotonase/enoyl-CoA hydratase family protein, giving the protein MQHETVRYDVTDGVAVLTLSRPDQLNAFTVQMADDLVAAFDEASADSTVGAIVVTGEGRAFCAGMDLSSEGNVFGLDETLEPTLTDLYERFDDPAIISGVRDTGGRVSLAIYRCPKPVIAAINGAAVGIGATMTLPMDFRLASEKARIGFVFGKLGIVPEAASSWFLPRVVGMQNALELVYSADIIDAATAKDMGLVRSVHPPEELLDAALALAHRFVDGRSPVATALARHMLYRNSAFASPVDAHRVDSLAMYYTSIGDGKEGVAAFLEKRPAEFTSTVPADLPDFLDETDAIR; this is encoded by the coding sequence ATGCAACATGAAACCGTGCGCTACGACGTCACCGACGGGGTGGCGGTCCTGACGCTGAGCCGCCCAGATCAGTTGAATGCGTTCACCGTACAGATGGCCGACGACCTCGTCGCAGCCTTCGACGAGGCCTCGGCCGACTCGACGGTCGGCGCCATCGTGGTCACCGGTGAAGGACGTGCGTTCTGCGCGGGCATGGATCTGAGCAGTGAGGGCAACGTGTTCGGCCTCGACGAAACCCTCGAGCCCACCCTCACCGACCTCTACGAGCGATTCGACGATCCGGCGATCATCAGCGGCGTCCGTGACACCGGTGGCCGTGTCTCCCTCGCCATCTACCGCTGCCCGAAGCCGGTCATCGCAGCCATCAACGGTGCCGCCGTGGGCATCGGCGCGACGATGACCCTGCCGATGGACTTCCGGCTCGCGTCGGAGAAGGCGCGCATCGGCTTCGTGTTCGGCAAGCTCGGCATCGTGCCCGAGGCTGCGTCGAGCTGGTTCCTGCCCCGCGTCGTCGGGATGCAGAACGCCCTCGAACTCGTCTACTCCGCCGACATCATCGACGCCGCGACCGCCAAGGACATGGGACTGGTCCGCTCGGTGCATCCGCCCGAGGAGTTGCTCGACGCCGCCCTTGCACTCGCACACCGTTTCGTCGACGGACGCTCGCCGGTGGCCACCGCCCTGGCGCGCCACATGCTCTACCGCAACAGCGCATTCGCGTCGCCGGTCGATGCCCACCGCGTTGATTCGTTGGCGATGTACTACACCAGCATCGGTGACGGCAAGGAGGGTGTCGCGGCGTTCCTGGAAAAGCGGCCCGCCGAGTTCACGTCGACCGTCCCGGCCGATCTGCCCGATTTCCTCGACGAGACCGACGCCATCCGCTGA
- a CDS encoding alpha/beta hydrolase family protein, with product MTTLRRRIAAAVVALMSATVVATTVPAGPASALTPEPAPDWSGLDVRDYSGPIPQQAGTLITTRAMAPSLSLPNAASAHRILYSTTNQFDRRAVSTGAVFIPRGTPPRGGWPIMAWAHGTVGMGDDCAPSAQVHEAGEAAYLGHWLARGYAVVATDYVGQGTPGLLSYLNGVTAAHSVADSMVAARQMSLPLARKWVAVGHSQGAGAALSTARFAQQFTAGSGLDYRGVVATGAPANIESVLQLAGPQFPPVMLPRALNGYALYILAGFRDARPDLPVNALLTPLGRRLTDIAGTTCGKQLRPFARGLDLRKLFTRPIDTIPGIYTALRRYLGTPDSGYTRPVLLGQGLLDVNVPAPAALSLAAQMTANRQPLELRVYPGADHPGVLRAVLPDADRFLDRITR from the coding sequence ATGACCACCCTTCGACGTCGGATCGCCGCCGCGGTCGTCGCCCTCATGTCCGCGACCGTTGTCGCGACGACGGTCCCGGCAGGCCCGGCATCCGCGCTGACCCCCGAGCCCGCGCCGGACTGGTCCGGGCTCGACGTGCGGGACTACAGCGGCCCGATCCCGCAGCAGGCGGGCACGTTGATCACCACCCGGGCGATGGCCCCGAGCCTGTCGTTGCCGAACGCCGCGAGTGCGCACCGGATCCTGTACTCCACCACCAACCAGTTCGACCGACGTGCGGTGAGCACCGGCGCGGTCTTCATCCCACGCGGGACACCCCCGCGCGGTGGCTGGCCGATCATGGCGTGGGCGCACGGCACTGTCGGCATGGGTGACGACTGCGCGCCGTCGGCCCAGGTGCACGAGGCCGGCGAGGCCGCCTACCTCGGCCACTGGCTTGCTCGCGGGTACGCGGTCGTGGCGACCGACTACGTGGGTCAGGGAACTCCGGGGCTGCTGTCCTACCTCAACGGCGTCACCGCGGCCCATTCGGTGGCCGACTCAATGGTGGCCGCGCGGCAGATGTCGCTACCGCTCGCGCGGAAGTGGGTCGCGGTCGGGCACTCCCAGGGCGCGGGCGCGGCGCTGAGCACGGCGCGGTTCGCCCAACAGTTCACGGCCGGATCGGGCCTCGATTATCGAGGCGTGGTCGCCACCGGCGCACCGGCCAACATCGAGTCGGTCCTGCAGCTGGCCGGGCCGCAGTTCCCGCCGGTGATGCTGCCGCGCGCACTCAACGGCTACGCGCTCTACATCCTCGCGGGATTCCGCGACGCCCGACCCGACCTGCCGGTGAACGCGCTCCTCACCCCGTTGGGTCGCCGCCTCACCGACATCGCCGGCACGACCTGCGGCAAGCAGCTGCGGCCGTTCGCCCGCGGACTGGACCTCCGGAAGCTGTTCACCCGACCCATCGACACGATCCCCGGCATCTACACCGCGCTGCGGCGGTACCTCGGCACCCCGGACAGCGGCTACACGCGACCGGTGTTGCTGGGACAGGGCCTGCTCGACGTCAACGTGCCGGCCCCCGCGGCGCTGTCGTTGGCCGCGCAGATGACAGCCAACCGGCAACCACTGGAACTGCGCGTCTACCCCGGAGCCGACCACCCCGGCGTTCTCCGCGCGGTCCTGCCCGATGCGGATCGCTTTCTCGACCGGATCACCCGGTGA
- a CDS encoding alpha/beta hydrolase family protein, with translation MSVRSAVVGSVIAVSTVATLLVGGIPAGAAPPRPAATETLPPTGTPNYSGLDARGFSGEIPSRAGTLVRHTTLDPALSIPGAGRAYRILYSTTDQHDRRAVSTGAVFLPRGAAPAGGWPVLAWAHGTVGIGDTCTPSAQPRSTRDSDYLSHWLRRGYAVVATDYAGLGTPGLMSYLNGVAEAHSIVDSVKALTQLGEPTARRWAILGQSQGAGAAMNAARRATEFSRGWPLDYRGVVATGTPANIESVIVLGGPTFPPVKLPVGLTTYTTYILAALREARPDLDIDGILTPRGRAVADRAETVCYPELRTELADADVRSFFRRPVNSIPGAYEALHRFMGTPAQGYDRPIFLGQGLLDTDVPAPSALSLAAQLTANRQPVELHVYPTSDHSGTVYASQPDSTPFLARILKR, from the coding sequence GTGAGTGTCAGGTCAGCTGTCGTCGGCAGCGTCATCGCCGTGTCCACCGTCGCCACCCTGCTCGTCGGCGGCATCCCGGCGGGCGCCGCACCACCCCGGCCCGCGGCCACCGAGACCCTGCCACCGACCGGGACCCCGAACTACTCCGGCCTCGACGCCCGCGGTTTCTCCGGGGAAATCCCCTCGCGTGCAGGCACGCTTGTCCGTCACACGACGCTCGACCCGGCGCTGTCGATCCCCGGTGCGGGACGCGCGTACCGGATTCTCTACTCGACGACCGACCAGCACGACCGACGCGCGGTCAGCACCGGTGCCGTGTTCCTCCCCCGTGGTGCGGCACCTGCCGGCGGGTGGCCGGTGCTCGCCTGGGCCCACGGCACCGTCGGCATCGGTGACACGTGCACGCCGTCGGCGCAGCCCCGCAGCACCCGCGACAGCGACTACCTCTCGCACTGGCTGCGCCGCGGATACGCCGTGGTCGCCACCGACTACGCCGGACTGGGCACCCCCGGTCTGATGAGTTACCTCAACGGGGTCGCCGAGGCGCACTCGATCGTGGACTCGGTCAAGGCGTTGACCCAGCTGGGCGAGCCGACCGCACGCCGCTGGGCCATCCTCGGCCAGTCCCAGGGCGCCGGCGCGGCGATGAACGCCGCTCGTCGGGCCACCGAGTTCTCCCGAGGGTGGCCGCTGGACTACCGCGGCGTCGTCGCGACCGGCACGCCCGCGAACATCGAGTCGGTCATCGTGCTGGGCGGACCGACCTTCCCGCCGGTGAAACTGCCGGTCGGGCTCACGACGTACACGACCTACATCCTCGCCGCGCTCCGCGAGGCGCGACCCGATCTCGACATCGACGGCATCCTCACGCCACGCGGACGCGCGGTCGCCGATCGCGCGGAGACGGTCTGCTACCCGGAACTGCGCACGGAGCTCGCGGATGCGGATGTGCGGTCGTTCTTCCGCCGCCCGGTGAACTCGATCCCCGGTGCGTACGAGGCGCTGCACCGGTTCATGGGCACCCCCGCGCAAGGGTACGACCGGCCGATCTTCCTCGGGCAGGGGCTGCTCGACACCGACGTCCCCGCACCGTCGGCGCTGTCGTTGGCCGCACAGCTGACCGCCAACCGCCAACCGGTCGAACTGCACGTCTACCCGACGTCGGACCATTCCGGCACGGTCTACGCCTCGCAACCGGATTCGACGCCGTTCCTGGCGCGGATACTGAAACGATGA
- a CDS encoding GtrA family protein, with product MPIELPFDDAEASTDVDLKTQLVRFVVTGAGSGVLDFGITLLLQYVLGAPYWLAKTVGFIAGTTTAYLINRRWTFRAEPSRARFIAVIALYLVTFAVQVGIYSALSHVWPEEILYSLFAYVIAQGTATVINFAVQRIVIFKIR from the coding sequence ATGCCGATCGAGCTGCCGTTCGACGACGCAGAGGCGTCGACCGACGTCGACCTCAAGACGCAGCTGGTCCGGTTCGTCGTCACCGGTGCGGGGTCGGGTGTGCTCGACTTCGGCATCACGTTGCTGTTGCAGTACGTGCTCGGCGCGCCGTACTGGCTGGCCAAAACCGTCGGCTTCATCGCGGGCACCACGACGGCGTATCTCATCAACCGTCGGTGGACGTTCCGTGCCGAGCCGAGCCGCGCCCGTTTCATCGCGGTCATCGCGCTGTACCTCGTGACCTTCGCCGTCCAGGTCGGTATCTACTCGGCGCTGTCACACGTCTGGCCGGAAGAGATCCTGTACAGCCTGTTCGCCTACGTCATCGCCCAGGGCACCGCGACCGTCATCAACTTCGCCGTCCAACGGATCGTCATCTTCAAGATCCGCTGA
- a CDS encoding SDR family oxidoreductase, protein MEIAGTVAVVTGGGAGIGAAIARAIVAHGGSVVVADLNADRVAAVAESINASASKTIAASAAGDVSDPAVIDRIIATAEEQFGPVDLYVANAGTTAGMGLDSDDSAWQTALDVNVLAHVRAARALVPGWVERGRGYFLSTASAAGLLTQIGSVTYSVSKHAAVGFAEWLSVTYGDKGIAVSCLCPMGVNTELLNAGFETDRDGASVAASAVTSAGNVLEPDDVADVVIEALGDERFLILPHPEVLKMYQHKGSDYGRWISGMQRYQKALTES, encoded by the coding sequence ATGGAGATTGCAGGCACGGTCGCAGTGGTCACCGGAGGTGGTGCCGGTATCGGCGCCGCGATCGCGAGAGCGATCGTCGCCCACGGGGGGTCGGTGGTCGTCGCCGACCTCAACGCCGACCGCGTCGCAGCGGTGGCGGAGTCCATCAACGCCTCCGCGTCGAAGACGATTGCGGCGTCGGCCGCGGGCGACGTGTCCGATCCCGCGGTCATCGACCGGATCATCGCGACGGCGGAGGAACAATTCGGACCGGTCGACCTGTACGTCGCCAATGCGGGAACCACCGCGGGCATGGGGCTCGATTCCGATGACTCCGCCTGGCAGACCGCGCTCGACGTCAATGTGCTCGCGCACGTCCGCGCCGCCCGCGCGCTGGTGCCCGGATGGGTCGAGCGCGGACGCGGATACTTTCTCTCCACCGCCTCGGCGGCGGGGCTGCTCACGCAGATCGGGTCGGTCACCTACTCGGTGAGCAAGCACGCGGCCGTCGGGTTCGCCGAATGGCTGTCGGTCACCTACGGCGACAAGGGCATCGCGGTCAGTTGCCTCTGCCCGATGGGTGTCAACACCGAACTGCTCAACGCCGGATTCGAGACCGACCGTGACGGGGCGTCCGTCGCCGCCAGCGCGGTGACGAGCGCCGGCAACGTGCTCGAACCGGACGATGTGGCCGATGTCGTCATCGAGGCGCTGGGTGACGAACGGTTCCTGATCCTTCCGCACCCCGAGGTGCTGAAGATGTATCAGCACAAGGGATCCGACTACGGCCGCTGGATCTCCGGGATGCAGCGCTACCAGAAGGCCCTGACCGAGTCCTGA
- a CDS encoding TetR/AcrR family transcriptional regulator, whose amino-acid sequence MSETSGGNRLDRRKARTRSALIDAACQLLATPKGTEASISDITDLADVGLGSFYNHFTSKSELFDAAIAEMLELHGRLFDETTAGLADPAEVFAAGVRMSVRLSATHPRVAQTISQVGFQYLDSADGLAPRAYRDLAEATESGRLDIDDLAAALSYTAGSLLGCLHMLARDPSLDADSVANHLAASLLRMFGLSKEEATEVSRRPLIQPTLG is encoded by the coding sequence GTGTCCGAGACCTCCGGCGGTAACCGGCTCGACCGCCGCAAGGCCCGTACCCGCTCGGCGCTGATCGACGCGGCCTGCCAGCTGTTGGCGACCCCGAAGGGCACCGAGGCGTCCATCTCCGACATCACCGACCTCGCCGACGTCGGCCTGGGGTCCTTCTACAACCACTTCACCAGCAAGTCCGAGCTGTTCGACGCGGCGATCGCGGAGATGCTGGAACTCCACGGCCGGCTGTTCGACGAGACCACCGCCGGACTGGCCGATCCGGCCGAGGTGTTCGCTGCCGGCGTACGGATGTCGGTGCGCCTGAGCGCAACCCACCCCAGGGTGGCCCAGACCATCAGCCAGGTCGGTTTCCAGTACCTCGACAGCGCCGACGGTCTCGCCCCTCGGGCCTATCGCGATCTCGCGGAGGCCACCGAATCGGGGCGACTCGACATCGACGATCTCGCCGCCGCCCTGTCCTACACCGCCGGGTCGTTGCTGGGTTGTCTGCACATGCTGGCGCGCGACCCGTCCCTCGACGCCGACTCGGTCGCAAACCATCTCGCAGCGAGCCTGCTGCGCATGTTCGGTCTGAGCAAGGAGGAGGCCACCGAGGTGTCCCGACGTCCACTGATCCAGCCGACTCTCGGATGA
- a CDS encoding VOC family protein, whose amino-acid sequence MTTPADTAHADLHSEFGAHPGDPDDRAAQPVIKIVDIAWLEFEKQNIAQAERFAHDFGFTTVSRTADELSLRGTWSGAPCILIRRSHRSRFVGPAFRAAGHDDLLRLSRETGRRVYPLGDLGGSAIDLTDPSGMSVRVVAGLTDLPSLPDQHPLTYNFGGKVERFNAIQRPPREPARVQRLGHVVIETPRFRENLAWYQEMLGMIVSDFLFFPGQRSRGPAMAFIRCDRGSEMADHHTLAMTLGPMSRYVHSAYQVADLDAVAAGGAYLADRGYHHAWGIGRHIQGSQLFDYWRDLDKFMVEHFADGDMFDSTVEAGWAPFTASGLAQWGPPVTRDFLGANPDPELLKGFLSGLKNDNEFDVHRLLGLLKVARS is encoded by the coding sequence ATGACAACCCCAGCGGACACCGCGCACGCCGATCTCCACAGCGAGTTCGGCGCCCACCCCGGCGATCCGGACGACCGCGCCGCGCAGCCGGTCATCAAGATCGTCGACATCGCGTGGTTGGAGTTCGAGAAGCAGAACATCGCGCAGGCCGAACGGTTCGCCCACGATTTCGGTTTCACCACCGTCTCGCGCACCGCCGACGAGCTGTCACTCCGTGGCACGTGGTCGGGTGCACCCTGCATCCTGATCCGCCGCTCGCACCGGTCGCGTTTCGTCGGTCCGGCGTTCCGTGCGGCGGGTCATGACGACCTCCTGCGGTTGTCGCGGGAGACCGGTCGACGCGTGTACCCGCTCGGCGACCTCGGCGGATCCGCCATCGACCTCACCGACCCGTCGGGGATGTCGGTGCGGGTCGTCGCCGGCCTCACCGACCTACCGTCGCTGCCCGATCAGCACCCGCTGACGTACAACTTCGGCGGTAAGGTCGAGCGATTCAACGCGATCCAGCGGCCGCCGCGCGAGCCCGCCCGCGTTCAGCGTCTGGGTCACGTGGTGATCGAGACGCCGCGGTTTCGCGAGAACCTGGCCTGGTATCAGGAGATGCTCGGCATGATCGTCAGCGACTTCCTCTTCTTTCCCGGACAACGCAGCCGTGGTCCTGCCATGGCCTTCATCCGGTGCGATCGCGGCAGCGAGATGGCCGACCATCACACCCTGGCGATGACGCTGGGGCCGATGTCGCGGTACGTCCACAGCGCCTATCAGGTGGCCGACCTCGACGCAGTCGCCGCCGGGGGCGCCTACCTCGCCGACCGCGGGTACCACCACGCCTGGGGGATCGGCCGCCACATCCAGGGCAGTCAGCTGTTCGACTACTGGCGCGACCTCGACAAGTTCATGGTCGAGCACTTCGCCGACGGCGACATGTTCGACAGCACGGTCGAGGCGGGATGGGCGCCGTTCACCGCCAGCGGTCTCGCCCAATGGGGGCCGCCGGTCACCCGGGACTTCCTCGGCGCCAACCCCGATCCCGAGCTCCTCAAAGGCTTCCTATCGGGTCTGAAGAACGACAACGAGTTCGACGTCCACCGACTGCTCGGTCTACTGAAAGTTGCCCGCTCATGA
- a CDS encoding fumarylacetoacetate hydrolase family protein: MTTTVLRTATGWWVQRSETAHPIRTDATTTGELLADRAAIDDAATGGDDGATPVADLDLLSPVTAPCRVVAQMVNYRSHAQDSGIDPDRVSATFFRKSSGSITGPFDEIVKPAHVKLLDYEVEIGLVAARSLEVGTTVTADTLGEFFAGVVVTNDVSARDIQLPKTQFYESKSYPTFTPVGPALVLLSHEEWRRFDQLRLQLWVNGERRQNGRVGGDMIIDPVSALSVLTGFQRLDAGDLMLTGTPGGTALSAPPKPIEMIGALIPPHVKWKQFFKRQASNPKYLADGDVVEVRIATDDGAIELGRQRCHVRYA, translated from the coding sequence ATGACCACGACCGTCCTCCGTACCGCCACCGGCTGGTGGGTCCAGCGTTCGGAGACCGCCCACCCGATCCGCACCGACGCGACCACCACAGGTGAATTGCTCGCCGACCGCGCCGCCATCGATGACGCGGCGACCGGTGGCGACGACGGTGCTACCCCGGTGGCCGACCTGGACCTGCTCTCGCCGGTCACCGCACCGTGCCGCGTCGTCGCGCAGATGGTCAACTACCGCAGCCACGCACAGGATTCGGGCATCGATCCCGACCGGGTGTCGGCGACCTTCTTCCGCAAGTCGTCGGGGTCGATCACGGGTCCGTTCGACGAGATCGTGAAGCCGGCGCACGTGAAGCTCCTCGACTACGAGGTCGAGATCGGACTGGTCGCGGCGAGGTCGCTCGAGGTGGGGACCACCGTCACCGCCGACACCCTCGGCGAGTTCTTCGCGGGCGTCGTCGTCACCAACGACGTCAGCGCCCGCGACATCCAACTGCCGAAAACCCAGTTCTACGAGTCGAAGTCGTACCCGACCTTCACCCCGGTCGGTCCCGCGCTGGTCCTGCTCAGTCACGAGGAATGGCGTCGATTCGACCAGCTGCGACTGCAGCTGTGGGTCAACGGCGAGCGCCGTCAGAACGGCCGCGTCGGCGGCGACATGATCATCGACCCGGTCAGCGCGTTGAGCGTGCTGACGGGGTTCCAGCGACTCGACGCCGGTGACCTGATGTTGACCGGCACACCCGGCGGCACCGCCCTGTCCGCGCCGCCGAAGCCGATCGAGATGATCGGGGCGCTCATCCCGCCGCATGTGAAGTGGAAGCAGTTCTTCAAACGCCAGGCGTCGAACCCGAAGTACCTCGCCGACGGCGATGTCGTCGAGGTGCGTATCGCGACCGACGACGGGGCCATCGAGCTGGGACGTCAACGCTGCCACGTGAGATACGCGTGA
- the mhpA gene encoding bifunctional 3-(3-hydroxy-phenyl)propionate/3-hydroxycinnamic acid hydroxylase MhpA, with protein MTSPRDPVVIVGAGPVGVACALLLAKRGLPSVVLERHREVYALPRAVHLDDEVFRILQAVGVADEFASDTRPMPGMRLINGRRRVMTEFARNTADGRNGYPPDSMFDQPDLERILLAHAATEDLIDLRRGCEVTEIAAGRRPTVCFRNADEQTETIDAAAVIGCDGANSFVREQLGITMRDFDFDEQWLVIDVRTPTPLDVWDGVHQICDPARAATFMPVTGNRYRWEFRVFDGEDLESLRSPEKLRELLTPWMTPAELEESEVMRQAFYTFRARVARTWRVDRVFLAGDAAHQTPPFVGQGLGSGLRDAMNLSWKLADVLDGDASETILDTYESERRPNATRIVLMALAVGWALTGGQDALASVRRAVVAAACHIPGIGNALPEGTPPLGRGPLVERRGLRNRLNGSIFPQPWVRTDDGARRLDDVTGSGYTLVTRGPLDPSTAARVVEAGLHHVDADALRCVPSGNPTPAALMRRHRAHAVLVRPDRVVRATAHTAADVAGLVSMLHARTMPGTHQVAR; from the coding sequence GTGACCTCTCCGCGCGACCCCGTCGTGATCGTGGGCGCGGGGCCGGTCGGTGTCGCGTGCGCCCTGTTGCTGGCGAAGCGCGGGCTGCCCAGCGTGGTGCTCGAACGTCATCGCGAGGTCTACGCGTTGCCCCGTGCGGTGCATCTCGACGACGAGGTGTTCCGCATCCTCCAGGCGGTCGGTGTCGCCGACGAGTTCGCGTCCGACACCCGCCCCATGCCCGGCATGCGGCTGATCAACGGCCGCCGACGCGTGATGACGGAGTTCGCACGCAACACCGCCGACGGACGCAACGGCTACCCGCCGGACAGCATGTTCGACCAGCCCGACCTCGAACGGATCCTGTTGGCCCACGCAGCGACGGAGGACTTGATCGATCTGCGACGCGGCTGCGAGGTCACCGAGATCGCCGCCGGGCGTCGGCCCACGGTCTGCTTCCGGAACGCCGACGAGCAGACCGAGACGATAGACGCCGCTGCGGTGATCGGGTGCGACGGCGCGAACAGTTTCGTCCGCGAACAGCTCGGCATCACCATGCGCGACTTCGACTTCGACGAGCAATGGTTGGTCATCGACGTCCGCACCCCGACACCGCTCGACGTGTGGGACGGAGTCCACCAGATCTGCGATCCCGCCCGCGCCGCCACGTTCATGCCGGTGACCGGCAACCGGTACCGGTGGGAGTTCCGCGTCTTCGACGGGGAGGATCTGGAGTCGCTTCGCTCGCCCGAGAAGCTGCGAGAACTGTTGACGCCGTGGATGACACCTGCCGAGCTCGAGGAATCCGAGGTGATGCGGCAGGCGTTCTACACCTTCCGCGCGCGGGTGGCCCGCACGTGGCGCGTGGACCGTGTCTTTCTCGCCGGCGATGCGGCGCACCAGACCCCTCCGTTCGTGGGACAGGGCCTCGGGTCCGGACTCCGCGATGCGATGAATCTCAGCTGGAAGCTCGCCGACGTCCTCGACGGCGATGCGTCCGAGACGATCCTCGACACCTACGAATCCGAGCGCAGACCGAACGCCACCCGAATCGTCTTGATGGCCCTGGCCGTCGGATGGGCCCTGACCGGTGGTCAGGACGCTCTCGCATCGGTACGACGGGCGGTGGTCGCGGCCGCGTGCCACATACCCGGGATCGGCAACGCGCTGCCCGAGGGCACCCCGCCCCTGGGGCGCGGCCCGCTCGTCGAACGCCGCGGTCTGCGCAACCGGTTGAACGGCAGCATCTTCCCGCAACCGTGGGTACGCACCGACGACGGTGCCCGCCGCCTCGACGACGTGACCGGCTCCGGCTACACCCTGGTGACCCGGGGCCCCCTCGATCCGTCCACGGCCGCTCGGGTCGTCGAGGCCGGTCTGCATCACGTCGATGCCGATGCGTTGCGCTGTGTGCCGTCGGGGAACCCCACGCCGGCGGCCCTGATGCGCAGGCACCGGGCGCACGCCGTCCTCGTCCGTCCCGATCGCGTGGTGCGCGCGACCGCCCACACCGCCGCCGACGTCGCAGGCCTCGTCTCGATGCTGCACGCCCGAACCATGCCCGGAACACACCAGGTGGCCCGATGA
- a CDS encoding cytochrome P450, whose translation MTSLITRPRRAARRNAPVVDVDLYGPSALIDPQPVYRRIRDAGPVVWLPEHKVWAMGRFDDVRAALRDDVTFRSGRGVAANPVANLLGRKTVLNSDDERHSTRRRILMESLMSRAIRPSLPVLRDEAEATVDRLLQRESFDGIADFASRLPVAAVADLVGVRVGPQQLLTWGAGTFDILGPVNRRTLDATPTALGLFLYTTRLRRSRVTPDGWAASVFDAADRGELTKSEARTMVIDFVAPSLDTTILATGQLLWSLGQNPQLYAQLRAEPDLIPTAVVEAVRLSSPIRGFTRTVAHDTDIGDVRLHAGERVVMLYAAANMDERHFDDPESFSLHRRGSNLGWGHGMHTCVGMQLSKLEMQTLLQVLITRVSTIEVSDPVPLSNNCLQGFDSFRARFT comes from the coding sequence ATGACCTCCCTGATCACACGCCCGCGTCGAGCGGCACGACGCAACGCACCCGTCGTCGACGTCGACCTGTACGGGCCGTCGGCGCTGATCGACCCGCAACCGGTGTACCGGCGGATACGTGACGCCGGGCCGGTGGTCTGGTTGCCCGAGCACAAGGTGTGGGCGATGGGGCGTTTCGACGACGTGCGCGCCGCGCTCCGTGACGATGTGACCTTCCGCAGCGGCCGCGGGGTAGCCGCAAACCCCGTCGCCAACCTGCTCGGCCGCAAGACCGTGCTCAACAGCGACGACGAACGGCATTCGACGCGACGCCGAATCCTCATGGAATCGCTGATGTCCCGGGCGATCCGCCCGTCGCTGCCCGTCCTGCGCGACGAGGCCGAGGCCACCGTCGATCGACTTCTGCAGCGCGAATCATTCGACGGCATCGCCGATTTCGCATCGCGTCTTCCCGTCGCCGCGGTGGCCGACCTCGTCGGGGTGCGTGTGGGTCCACAGCAATTGTTGACCTGGGGCGCCGGCACATTCGACATCCTCGGTCCGGTCAACCGCCGCACCCTGGACGCGACCCCGACCGCACTGGGGCTGTTCCTGTACACGACGCGGCTGCGCCGATCTCGCGTCACGCCGGACGGATGGGCCGCCAGCGTCTTCGACGCCGCCGACCGCGGCGAGCTCACCAAGTCCGAAGCACGCACGATGGTGATCGACTTCGTGGCCCCCAGCCTCGACACCACCATCCTCGCGACCGGGCAGCTGTTGTGGAGTCTGGGACAGAACCCGCAGCTCTACGCACAACTCCGGGCCGAGCCCGACCTCATCCCCACCGCGGTGGTCGAGGCGGTACGCCTGTCCTCGCCCATCCGCGGTTTCACCCGAACAGTCGCCCACGACACCGACATAGGCGACGTGCGCCTGCACGCCGGTGAGCGGGTCGTGATGCTCTACGCCGCAGCGAACATGGACGAACGGCATTTCGACGATCCGGAGTCGTTCTCGCTGCACCGCCGTGGCAGCAACCTCGGATGGGGACACGGGATGCACACCTGCGTCGGGATGCAGTTGTCCAAACTGGAGATGCAGACACTGCTGCAGGTGCTGATCACCCGGGTCTCGACCATCGAGGTCAGCGATCCGGTCCCACTGTCGAACAACTGCCTGCAGGGGTTCGACTCCTTCCGAGCGAGGTTCACATGA